A single window of Larimichthys crocea isolate SSNF chromosome XII, L_crocea_2.0, whole genome shotgun sequence DNA harbors:
- the slc25a19 gene encoding mitochondrial thiamine pyrophosphate carrier, producing MVGYDPGAQGVAHSPEEAALAGSAAGMVTRALISPFDVLKIRFQLQIETVSSRRPVGKYSGLFQASRCIYSEEGLSAFWKGHTPAQLLSICFGAVQFASFEFLTEVVHKTTAYDSQTAGVHFVCGGLAACSATVVCQPLDTLRTRFAAQGEPKVYSNLRRAVSTMCRSEGVLTFYRGLSPTLMAVFPYAGLQFFSYNVFKKLLAPPPKAGNSGGNLRSLICGSGAGVISKTITYPFDLFKKRLQVGGFEAARLHFGQVRSYRGLLDCMTQIAKEEGVRGFFKGLSPSLVKAALSTGFTFFWYEFFLNAMHNLRLEQRTNSLAEDQKER from the exons ATGGTGGGCTATGACCCCGGGGCTCAGGGTGTAGCCCATTCTCCAGAGGAGGCAGCCCTGGCTGGGTCAGCTGCTGGCATGGTCACCCGAGCCCTCATCAGTCCATTTGATGTGCTTAAAATTAGATTTCAG CTGCAGATTGAGACTGTGTCTTCACGGAGGCCGGTGGGAAAATACTCTGGATTATTTCAGGCATCCCGTTGCATTTATTCAGAGGAGGGACTTTCTGCTTTCTGGAAAGGCCACACCCCTGCACAGCTCCTCTCCATCTGCTTTGGGGCCGTTCAG TTTGCCAGTTTTGAGTTTCTGACGGAGGTGGTCCACAAGACGACGGCGTATGACAGCCAGACAGCAGGAGTTCACTTTGTGTGCGGCGGTCTTGCTGCCTGCTCAGCCACAGTGGTCTGCCAACCTCTGGACACACTGCGGACACGCTTTGCAGCTCAGGGAGAACCCAAG GTGTACAGCAACCTGCGACGTGCTGTGTCTACAATGTGCCGCTCAGAGGGAGTGCTGACATTTTACCGTGGCCTGTCTCCAACACTGATGGCGGTGTTTCCTTACGCTGGGCTGCAGTTCTTCTCCTACAATGTCTTTAAAAAGCTGTTGGCTCCACCACCCAAAGCTGGAAACTCAGGAG GAAATCTGAGGAGCCTGATCTGCGGCAGTGGAGCAGGAGTTATCAGCAAAACAATCACATACCCGTTTGACCTCTTCAAGAAGAGACTGCAGGTGGGAGGCTTTGAGGCAGCCAGACTTCACTTTGGACAG GTGCGGAGTTATAGAGGCCTGCTGGACTGCATGACGCAGATAGCCAAAGAGGAGGGTGTGCGAGGCTTCTTCAAAGGCCTCTCACCGAGCCTCGTGAAGGCCGCGTTGTCAACAGGCTTCACCTTTTTTTGGTATGAATTTTTCCTCAATGCCATGCATAACCTCAGATTGGAACAGAGAACAAACAGCCTCGCCGAAGACCAAAAGGAAAGATAA